The following coding sequences are from one Sardina pilchardus chromosome 16, fSarPil1.1, whole genome shotgun sequence window:
- the zgc:194312 gene encoding odorant receptor 131-2, translating into MEANTPNFNNDRYVSYNGTMNETKANDYIYVRVCVSAAAFIILACFNIVINCIILRAERLRNHARFVLVFHLLLSALIYFAVCWGFNLQIYLKAQLKASTCATLITVLTTSASNILLTLTVMAVDRYWAICFPLRYSNLCTRKWPWLLGLLTWALASIIPLSLFPWTERGDSNRLCGREDLKKGELQKILLITVCFVIILYSYVKIGLEGRRLGVLNRHNKIGCRTIAWHGLQLAVYILPNFINYLLYILKKYEHIHEDAKDLFAVVNFAFFSIAQCIAPIVYGLRKEEIVEQLNQDGLCFSCPLKTVVEWTVRLTEPNHHSHSRERRLTSQTLLSLEPLRPPV; encoded by the exons ATGGAGGCTAACACGCCAAATTTCAACAATGACCGGTATGTGAGCTATAATGGCACGATGAACGAGACGAAAGCCAACGACTACATATAtgttcgtgtctgtgtgtcagcagCAGCCTTCATTATTTTGGCTTGCTTCAACATTGTCATCAACTGTATCATCCTACGCGCGGAGAGACTGCGGAATCATGCGCGCTTCGTACTGGTGTTCCACCTGTTACTTTCTGCGCTCATCTATTTCGCCGTGTGTTGGGGATTCAATCTGCAGATTTACCTGAAAGCTCAACTAAAGGCATCCACGTGCGCCACACTGATAACTGTACTGACCACAAGTGCGTCCAATATCCTCCTCACCTTGACGGTGATGGCAGTGGACCGGTACTGGGCGATATGTTTTCCTTTGCGATATAGCAACTTGTGTACACGGAAATGGCCCTGGCTTCTGGGACTTCTTACCTGGGCCCTTGCATCCATAATACCCCTTAGTCTTTTcccatggacagagagaggggactcGAATAGACTCTGTGGAAGAGAAGATCTGAAAAAAGGAGAACTACAAAAAATATTATTGATCACCGTATGTTTCGTCATTATTCTCTACAGTTACGTCAAGATTGGTCTTGAGGGGCGCCGGTTAGGCGTGTTAAACCGGCACAATAAGATCGGCTGCAGGACTATTGCTTGGCACGGGCTTCAGCTCGCTGTCTATATCCTTCCAAACTTCATTAACTATCtcctgtacattttgaaaaagtaTGAGCACATTCACGAGGACGCAAAAGACTTGTTTGCAGTGGTGAACTTCGCGTTCTTCAGTATAGCGCAATGCATTGCGCCAATTGTATACGGACTGCGCAAAGAGGAGATTGTGGAGCAGTTGAACCAAGACGGGTTGTGCTTCTCCTGTCCGCTTAAAACTGTTGTGGAGTGGACTGTTCGTCTGACAGAACCCAATCATCATTCCCACTCACG GGAGAGACGACTCACGTCTCAAACTCTGCTCTCACTAGAACCCCTTCGTCCCCCTGTGTGA
- the acadvl gene encoding very long-chain specific acyl-CoA dehydrogenase, mitochondrial, producing the protein MLLRQMSQKSALCGTALRLPNYVPGAKHQKGAPVSAQNARFYVSQAAEAVLDKQAVGADSSSKAEKVDKAAMVESKSFAVNMFKGQISTSQVFPYPSVMNEEQTQFLQELVGPCAKFFEEVNDPAKNDALEKVEDHTMEGLKELGAFGLQVPADLGGVGLTNTQYARLVEIVGMHDLGVGITLGAHQSIGFKGILLFGTPAQKEKYLPKLATGEHMAAFCLTEPASGSDAASIKTTAVRSACGKYFTLNGGKIWISNGGLAEIFTVFAKTPVKDEKTGEMKDKITAFVVERSFGGITHGPPEKKMGIKASNTAEVYFENVRVPADCVLGEVGGGFKVAMNILNNGRFGMAAALSGTMKGVMTKAVDHAANRTQFGSKIHNYGAIQEKVARMAMMQYVTESMAYMISGNMDSGAADFQIEAAISKIFASEAAWIVTDECIQIMGGMGFMKDAGVERVMRDLRIFRIFEGTNDILRLFVALNGFQNAGNQLKSLQKALKNPFGNLGVLTGEVTKRAKRKAGMGTGLTLQGTVHPDLAHSGDLTVKAIEQFGTVVEELLLKHGKRIIDEQFVLKRVADCAIDLYAMVVVLSRASRSLEQGHSSAQHEKMLCETWCLEAHDRIMHDIHFLKSSNSKQIFKNMRAISKAVVETGGVVTPHPLGF; encoded by the exons atgctaCTGAGACAGATGAGCCAGAAGTCCGCTTTATGCGGCACTGCGTTGCGGCTACCAAACTATGTCCCTGG GGCAAAACATCAGAAGGGGGCCCCTGTGTCTGCTCAAAATGCCCGATTTTATGTCAGCCAAGCAGCAGAG GCAGTGTTGGATAAGCAAGCGGTGGGAGCAGACTCCAGCTCTAAGGCAGAGAAAGTGGACAAGGCTGCCATGGTG GAGTCAAAGTCTTTTGCAGTCAACATGTTCAAGGGCCAGATCAGCACGTCTCAGGTGTTTCCGTATCCTTCAG TGATGAATGAGGAGCAGACCCAGTTTCTCCAGGAGCTTGTGGGACCCTGTGCTAAGTTTTTTGAG gAAGTTAATGACCCAGCCAAGAATGATGCTCTGGAGAAGGTGGAGGATCACACAATGGAGGGCCTGAAGGAGCTGGGGGCCTTTGGCCTGCAGGTGCCCGCTGACCTGGGTGGGGTCGGCCTCACCAACACACAG TACGCCAGGCTGGTGGAGATTGTGGGTATGCACGATCTGGGCGTTGGCATTACCCTCGGTGCCCACCAGTCCATCGGCTTTAAGGGCATCCTCCTGTTTGGCACCCCTGCTCAGAAAGAGAAATACCTTCCCAAGCTGGCCACAG GTGAGCACATGGCTGCGTTTTGCTTGACGGAGCCTGCCAGTGGCTCAGATGCGGCATCCATTAAGACCACAGCGGTCCGCTCCGCTTGTGGAAAGTACTTCACCCTGAATGGAGGGAAGATCTGGATCag CAACGGAGGCCTGGCAGAAATATTCACGGTTTTCGCCAAGACGCCGGTCAAAGacgagaagacaggagagatgAAGGACAAGATCACGGCCTTTGTCGTCGAGCGGAGCTTCGGAGGCATAACACA TGGCCCACCGGAGAAGAAGATGGGCATCAAGGCGTCCAACACGGCAGAGGTCTACTTCGAGAATGTGCGCGTGCCGGCCGATTGCGTCCTGGGCGAGGTGGGCGGCGGCTTCAAGGTGGCCATGAACATCCTGAACAACGGGCGCTTCGGAATGGCCGCAGCTCTCTCGGGCACCATGAAGGGTGTCATGACCAAAGCC GTGGACCATGCTGCCAACCGCACGCAGTTCGGCAGCAAGATCCACAACTACGGCGCCATCCAGGAGAAAGTGGCACGCATGGCCATGATGCAATATGTGACAGAG TCTATGGCCTACATGATCAGCGGTAACATGGACAGTGGTGCAGCCGACTTTCAGATTGAGGCAGCCATCAGCAAGATCTTTGCCTCT gaggcTGCTTGGATTGTGACTGACGAGTGTATTCAGATCATGGGAGGAATGGGCTTCATGAAG GATGCGGGTGTGGAAAGAGTCATGAGGGACCTGAGAATTTTCCGGATCTTTGAGGGTACTAATGACATCCTGCGGCTCTTTGTGGCCCTCAACGGTTTCCAG AATGCCGGTAACCAGCTGAAGAGTTTGCAGAAAGCGCTGAAGAACCCCTTTGGGAACCTTGGCGTGCTGACAGGCGAAGTTACCAAGAGGGCAAAGCG GAAGGCAGGGATGGGAACGGGGCTGACTCTCCAGGGAACAGTCCACCCCGACTTGGCTCACAGCGGAGATTTG ACCGTGAAAGCCATTGAGCAGTTTGGCACTGTTGTTGAGGAGCTGCTTCTCAAACATGGCAAGAGGATCATCG ATGAGCAGTTTGTGTTGAAGAGAGTGGCGGACTGTGCCATTGACCTGTACGCCATGGTGGTGGTCTTATCAAG GGCTTCCCGCTCCCTGGAGCAGGGGCACTCATCTGCCCAGCACGAGAAGATGCTCTGTGAGACCTGGTGCTTGGAG GCTCACGATCGCATCATGCACGACATCCACTTCCTGAAGTCGAGCAACTCCAAGCAGATCTTCAAGAACATGCGAGCCATCTCCAAGGCCGTGGTGGAAACCGGAGGGGTGGTCACCCCTCACCCCCTGGGTTTCTAA